In Quercus robur chromosome 11, dhQueRobu3.1, whole genome shotgun sequence, the following proteins share a genomic window:
- the LOC126706468 gene encoding uncharacterized protein LOC126706468 isoform X2 — translation MAAFFATSSPPSLLSFSHSHHHNQSLLLQSWKVGAFRLRWLTPFSSNTLMHWKRRRNLIYAASQGAEEAFKKTVEVDRLIDTLRDANPNELQKLVVENVLAFNEGFWIRLAARTDTCKSEDDKKDYEELAISVMSIVDCLVHKTKEKIESSTDVLKEILKPVVDEVEEVRWPPRDPEALVLMEKEISQREQEGQLDEGFLSEVNAQLRQAKEDGDKPGLEAMLQKVLQLYASRVLSKRSYAKKGEEVLKAEQFLEAIIKAPEEEWNKLLINGMTVGKGDISPDEFYAVIKKRIERTLIRTEGGSYQQHVLTEYLKGIQSRAEEIVQVLQGKP, via the exons ATGGCTGCATTCTTTGCCACGTCATCACCCCCATCTCTTCTTAGCTTCTCTCATTCCCACCACCATAACCAG AGTTTATTGTTGCAAAGTTGGAAAGTTGGGGCTTTTAGATTGCGGTGGCTTACACCGTTTTCTTCTAACACTTTAATGCATTGGAAGAGGAG GAGAAATTTGATCTATGCAGCCAGTCAAGGTGCTGAAGAAGCTTTCAAAAAGACCGTTGAAGTGGATAGGCTGATAGATACACTGAGGGATGCAAATCCAAATGAA CTTCAGAAGCTTGTTGTTGAAAATGTCCTTGCTTTCAATGAAGGTTTTTGGATACGCCTTGCAGCAAGAACTGATACCTGCAAATCAGAGGATGATAAA AAAGATTATGAAGAATTGGCTATATCTGTAATGAGCATAGTGGATTGCCTTGTCCATAAGACTAAG GAAAAAATAGAGTCATCCACTGATGTTCTCAAGGAGATACTAAAACCAGTGGTTGATGAAGTGGAAGAGGTTCGCTGGCCTCCTAGAGATCCCGAGGCCCTAGTATTGATGGAGAAA GAGATAAGCCAAAGGGAACAAGAAGGGCAACTAGATGAAGGCTTTCTTTCAGAGGTCAATGCACAGCTACGGCAA GCAAAAGAAGATGGGGATAAGCCAGGGCTGGAGGCtatgttgcaaaaggttttgcAACTTTATGCTTCTAGAGTTCTCTCCAAACGTAGTTATGCGAAGAAAG GAGAagaagttttgaaggctgagcAGTTTCTCGAAGCCATAATAAAAG CTCCAGAGGAAGAATGGAACAAGCTTTTGATCAATGGAATGACTGTTGGCAAAGGGGACATTTCACCAGATGAGTTTTACGCTGTCATTAAAAAACGAATTGAGCGGACTTTGATCCGAACA
- the LOC126706468 gene encoding uncharacterized protein LOC126706468 isoform X1: MAAFFATSSPPSLLSFSHSHHHNQSLLLQSWKVGAFRLRWLTPFSSNTLMHWKRRRNLIYAASQGAEEAFKKTVEVDRLIDTLRDANPNELQKLVVENVLAFNEGFWIRLAARTDTCKSEDDKKDYEELAISVMSIVDCLVHKTKEKIESSTDVLKEILKPVVDEVEEVRWPPRDPEALVLMEKEISQREQEGQLDEGFLSEVNAQLRQAKEDGDKPGLEAMLQKVLQLYASRVLSKRSYAKKGEEVLKAEQFLEAIIKAPEEEWNKLLINGMTVGKGDISPDEFYAVIKKRIERTLIRTEGGSYQQRVLTEYLKGIQSRAEEIVQVLQGKP, translated from the exons ATGGCTGCATTCTTTGCCACGTCATCACCCCCATCTCTTCTTAGCTTCTCTCATTCCCACCACCATAACCAG AGTTTATTGTTGCAAAGTTGGAAAGTTGGGGCTTTTAGATTGCGGTGGCTTACACCGTTTTCTTCTAACACTTTAATGCATTGGAAGAGGAG GAGAAATTTGATCTATGCAGCCAGTCAAGGTGCTGAAGAAGCTTTCAAAAAGACCGTTGAAGTGGATAGGCTGATAGATACACTGAGGGATGCAAATCCAAATGAA CTTCAGAAGCTTGTTGTTGAAAATGTCCTTGCTTTCAATGAAGGTTTTTGGATACGCCTTGCAGCAAGAACTGATACCTGCAAATCAGAGGATGATAAA AAAGATTATGAAGAATTGGCTATATCTGTAATGAGCATAGTGGATTGCCTTGTCCATAAGACTAAG GAAAAAATAGAGTCATCCACTGATGTTCTCAAGGAGATACTAAAACCAGTGGTTGATGAAGTGGAAGAGGTTCGCTGGCCTCCTAGAGATCCCGAGGCCCTAGTATTGATGGAGAAA GAGATAAGCCAAAGGGAACAAGAAGGGCAACTAGATGAAGGCTTTCTTTCAGAGGTCAATGCACAGCTACGGCAA GCAAAAGAAGATGGGGATAAGCCAGGGCTGGAGGCtatgttgcaaaaggttttgcAACTTTATGCTTCTAGAGTTCTCTCCAAACGTAGTTATGCGAAGAAAG GAGAagaagttttgaaggctgagcAGTTTCTCGAAGCCATAATAAAAG CTCCAGAGGAAGAATGGAACAAGCTTTTGATCAATGGAATGACTGTTGGCAAAGGGGACATTTCACCAGATGAGTTTTACGCTGTCATTAAAAAACGAATTGAGCGGACTTTGATCCGAACA GAGGGAGGATCTTACCAGCAGCGTGTTCTTACGGAGTATTTGAAAGGCATCCAATCAAGAGCGGAGGAGATTGTCCAAGTACTTCAGGGCAAGCCATAG
- the LOC126706468 gene encoding uncharacterized protein LOC126706468 isoform X3 yields MAAFFATSSPPSLLSFSHSHHHNQSLLLQSWKVGAFRLRWLTPFSSNTLMHWKRRRNLIYAASQGAEEAFKKTVEVDRLIDTLRDANPNEKDYEELAISVMSIVDCLVHKTKEKIESSTDVLKEILKPVVDEVEEVRWPPRDPEALVLMEKEISQREQEGQLDEGFLSEVNAQLRQAKEDGDKPGLEAMLQKVLQLYASRVLSKRSYAKKGEEVLKAEQFLEAIIKAPEEEWNKLLINGMTVGKGDISPDEFYAVIKKRIERTLIRTEGGSYQQRVLTEYLKGIQSRAEEIVQVLQGKP; encoded by the exons ATGGCTGCATTCTTTGCCACGTCATCACCCCCATCTCTTCTTAGCTTCTCTCATTCCCACCACCATAACCAG AGTTTATTGTTGCAAAGTTGGAAAGTTGGGGCTTTTAGATTGCGGTGGCTTACACCGTTTTCTTCTAACACTTTAATGCATTGGAAGAGGAG GAGAAATTTGATCTATGCAGCCAGTCAAGGTGCTGAAGAAGCTTTCAAAAAGACCGTTGAAGTGGATAGGCTGATAGATACACTGAGGGATGCAAATCCAAATGAA AAAGATTATGAAGAATTGGCTATATCTGTAATGAGCATAGTGGATTGCCTTGTCCATAAGACTAAG GAAAAAATAGAGTCATCCACTGATGTTCTCAAGGAGATACTAAAACCAGTGGTTGATGAAGTGGAAGAGGTTCGCTGGCCTCCTAGAGATCCCGAGGCCCTAGTATTGATGGAGAAA GAGATAAGCCAAAGGGAACAAGAAGGGCAACTAGATGAAGGCTTTCTTTCAGAGGTCAATGCACAGCTACGGCAA GCAAAAGAAGATGGGGATAAGCCAGGGCTGGAGGCtatgttgcaaaaggttttgcAACTTTATGCTTCTAGAGTTCTCTCCAAACGTAGTTATGCGAAGAAAG GAGAagaagttttgaaggctgagcAGTTTCTCGAAGCCATAATAAAAG CTCCAGAGGAAGAATGGAACAAGCTTTTGATCAATGGAATGACTGTTGGCAAAGGGGACATTTCACCAGATGAGTTTTACGCTGTCATTAAAAAACGAATTGAGCGGACTTTGATCCGAACA GAGGGAGGATCTTACCAGCAGCGTGTTCTTACGGAGTATTTGAAAGGCATCCAATCAAGAGCGGAGGAGATTGTCCAAGTACTTCAGGGCAAGCCATAG
- the LOC126706467 gene encoding exportin-2-like — MEWNPETLQFLSQCFLHTLSPAPEPRRLAESSLSKAADTPNYGLAVLRLVSEPSVDEQIRQAASVNFKNHLRARWAPASPGESNPLIPDPEKAEIKALIVRLMLSSTPKIQSQLSEALALIGMHDFPKSWATLLPELIAELQNASDYASINGILGTANSIFKKFRYQYKTNDLLLDLKYCLDNFAAPLLEIFLKTAALIDSAAMVSPAAVIKPLFESQRLCCRIFYSLNFQELPEFFEDHMKEWMTEFRKYLITNYPVLENSGADGLAIVDELRAVVCENINLYMEKNEEEFQVYLNDFALAVWSLLGTVTQSSSRDQLAVTAIKFLTTVSTSVHHALFAGEGVMLQICQSIVVPNVRLREEDEELFEMNYVEFIRRDIEGSDLDTRRRIACELLKGIATNYKQQVTEIVSAHIQHLLTSFAANPVTNWKDKDCAIYLVVSLATKKAGGSLVSTDLVDVQSFFASVIVPELKGQDVNGFPMLKAGALKFFTMFRNQISKDVTVQIFRDLVRFLVAESNVVHSYAASCIEKLLLVKDEGGRSRYTANDIAPFFVELMTNLFNAFKFPESEENQYIMKCIMRVLGVAEISSEVAGTCISGLTSILMEVCKNPKNPIFNHYLFESVAILVRRTCERDPSLISAFEAGLFPSLQLILANDVTEFFPYAFQLLAQLVELNRPPIPPSYMQIFEILLSPESWKKASNVPALVRLLQAFLQKAPHELLQEGRLIKVLEIFNTLISSPSTAEQGFYVLNTVIESLEYDVIEPNIRHIWAILFGQLQKWRAVKFLKSFLILMSLFVVKHGSMKLVGSMKSVQANIFSVIVKQFWIPNLKLITGAIELKLTAVASTRLICFIGESPALLDAANVELWGKMLDSIVTLLSRPEQDRVEEEQEMPDIVENVGYTATFVRLYNAGKKEEDPLKDIKDPKEVLVASLAGLSSRSPGRYPQIINQYLDPANQAALLQLCNTYNCQIV, encoded by the coding sequence ATGGAGTGGAACCCCGAAACCCTACAGTTCCTCTCCCAATGCTTCCTCCACACACTCTCTCCAGCACCCGAGCCCCGCCGCCTCGCCGAGTCCTCACTCTCCAAAGCCGCCGACACTCCCAACTACGGCCTCGCCGTCCTCCGCCTCGTCTCCGAACCCTCCGTCGACGAGCAGATCCGCCAAGCCGCCTCCGTCAACTTCAAAAACCACCTTCGAGCCCGGTGGGCGCCGGCCTCTCCCGGCGAATCAAACCCTCTCATCCCCGACCCCGAAAAGGCCGAAATCAAAGCCCTAATCGTCCGCCTCATGCTCTCCTCCACTCCCAAAATCCAATCCCAGCTCAGCGAAGCCCTAGCTCTCATCGGCATGCACGATTTCCCCAAATCGTGGGCCACATTGCTCCCGGAGCTCATCGCCGAGCTCCAGAACGCCTCCGATTACGCCTCCATTAACGGTATTCTCGGCACTGCTAACTCTATCTTTAAGAAATTTCGTTATCAGTATAAAACCAATGATCTCTTGCTTGATTTGAAATACTGTTTGGATAATTTCGCCGCGCCTTTGTTAGAAATCTTTCTCAAAACCGCGGCTTTAATTGATTCCGCCGCCATGGTCAGTCCCGCCGCGGTGATTAAGCCGCTTTTCGAGTCTCAGAGGTTGTGTTGTAGGATATTCTATTCTCTGAATTTTCAAGAATTGCCGGAGTTTTTCGAGGACCATATGAAAGAGTGGATGACTGAGTTTAGGAAATATCTGATTACGAATTATCCTGTGCTTGAAAATAGTGGGGCTGACGGGCTAGCCATTGTCGATGAGCTGAGGGCTGTGGTGTGTGAGAATATCAATCTTTACATGGAAAAGAATGAGGAGGAGTTTCAGGTGTACTTGAATGATTTTGCGCTTGCGGTTTGGAGTTTATTGGGTACTGTGACTCAATCTTCAAGTCGTGATCAATTGGCCGTGACTGCAATTAAGTTTTTGACCACAGTGAGCACGAGCGTGCACCATGCTTTGTTTGCAGGTGAGGGAGTGATGCTGCAGATTTGTCAGAGTATTGTGGTACCGAATGTGAGGTTGAGGGAGGAGGATGAGGAACTCTTTGAAATGAATTATGTTGAGTTCATTCGGAGGGATATTGAGGGTAGTGATCTTGATACTAGGAGGAGAATTGCGTGTGAGCTTCTTAAAGGGATTGCGACCAATTATAAGCAACAGGTCACCGAGATAGTTTCTGCACATATTCAGCATTTGTTAACTTCATTTGCTGCAAACCCAGTTACAAATTGGAAGGATAAGGACTGTGCCATATACTTAGTTGTCTCCCTTGCTACTAAGAAGGCTGGGGGTAGTTTGGTCTCGACAGATCTTGTTGATGTTCAGAGTTTTTTTGCTTCAGTTATTGTGCCGGAGTTGAAGGGTCAGGATGTGAATGGGTTTCCGATGCTTAAGGCAGGTGCACTGAAATTCTTTACAATGTTCAGGAATCAAATATCAAAGGATGTTACAGTTCAGATTTTCCGAGATTTGGTTCGGTTCCTTGTTGCGGAATCAAATGTAGTTCATTCTTATGCTGCAAGTTGTATTGAGAAACTGTTGCTGGTCAAGGATGAGGGGGGAAGATCTAGGTATACTGCAAACGACATTGCTCCATTTTTTGTTGAGCTGATGACCAACCTATTTAATGCCTTCAAATTTCCAGAGTCCGAGGAGAATCAATATATAATGAAGTGTATCATGCGGGTTCTTGGGGTGGCAGAAATATCTTCTGAGGTTGCTGGAACTTGCATTTCTGGACTGACCTCTATTCTCATGGAAGTTTGCAAAAACCCAAAGAATCCAATTTTTAATCACTATTTGTTTGAGTCTGTGGCCATTCTTGTCAGGCGGACGTGTGAGAGGGACCCCTCTCTTATATCAGCTTTTGAAGCAGGCCTCTTCCCTTCCCTCCAGCTGATATTGGCCAATGACGTAACTGAATTCTTTCCTTATGCATTTCAGCTGCTGGCTCAGCTTGTTGAATTGAATAGACCACCCATTCCTCCAAGCTACATGCAGATTTTTGAGATTCTCCTATCACCTGAGTCATGGAAAAAAGCTTCAAATGTCCCAGCACTTGTCCGTCTGCTTCAGGCCTTCCTTCAGAAGGCACCCCATGAGCTTTTGCAAGAGGGGAGGCTTATCAAGGTGCTTGAAATATTCAACACACTTATCTCATCGCCTAGTACAGCTGAGCAGGGCTTCTATGTTCTCAACACTGTTATTGAGAGCCTTGAATACGATGTAATTGAACCCAACATTCGTCATATTTGGGCTATCCTTTTTGGACAGCTCCAAAAATGGCGTGCAGTAAAGTTTTTGAAGTCTTTTTTGATACTTATGTCACTCTTTGTAGTCAAACATGGTTCTATGAAGCTTGTAGGTTCAATGAAATCTGTTCAGGCCAACATATTTTCCGTGATTGTGAAGCAGTTTTGGATACCTAATCTTAAGCTGATTACTGGAGCCATTGAGCTTAAGTTGACTGCAGTTGCTTCAACCAGGCTTATATGCTTTATAGGTGAATCTCCAGCTCTTTTGGATGCTGCAAATGTTGAACTGTGGGGAAAAATGCTGGATAGCATTGTTACTCTCCTTTCACGGCCAGAGCAGGATAGGGTTGAGGAGGAACAAGAAATGCCAGATATTGTAGAAAATGTGGGTTATACTGCTACCTTTGTCCGTCTTTACAATGCTGGGAAGAAAGAGGAGGATCCTTTGAAGGATATAAAGGATCCAAAGGAGGTTTTGGTAGCATCATTGGCTGGGCTTTCCTCCCGATCTCCTGGGAGATACCCCCAGATCATCAATCAATATCTTGATCCAGCAAATCAAGCAGCATTACTTCAGCTTTGCAACACTTATAATTGCCAAATAGTTTGA